Genomic DNA from Azospirillum brasilense:
GCTGGTCTCGCCCGACCGCAACCTCGCGCGCCGGGTCGCCATGGCGCTGACCCGCTGGGGCATCGCGGTCAACGACTCGGCGGGCCAGCCACTGGTCCACACCGCGGTCGGCACCTATCTGCGGCTGACCGCCGAACTGGCCGCCAGCCGCGCCCACCCGCTGGCCCTGCTGGCGCTCGCCAAGCACCCGCTGGCCGCTGGCGGGCACGATCCGGCGGAGTTCCGCCGCTCCGCCCGCGCGCTGGAGCGCACCGTGCTGCGCGGCCCCCGCCCGGCGGAGGGCTTCGCCGGGCTGATCGCCGCGCTGAAGGCCGCCGACCGCTTCGACCACCCGGACCAGCAGGCTGCCCTGCTCGGCTGGCTGGAGAACCTGGAAACGCTCGCCGCCCCCTTCATGGAAGCGCTGTTCAGCGAGGCCCCGCTCAGCGACCTCGTCCGCGCGCACGTCGCCTTCGCGGAGGCGCTGGCCTCGCGCACCGACGCGCCGGGGTCGGAATTCCTCTGGCGGCAGGACGACGGCGAGGAGGCGGCGACCTTCGTCCATGAGCTGCTGGAGGCGGCGGACGGTTTCCCCGCCGTTCCCGGCAAGGACTATCCGGCGCTGCTCGACGCGCTGATGGCGATGCGTCCGGTGCGCCCGCGCTTCGGCCTGCACCCGCGCCTCTACATCCTCGGCCCCATGGAGGCGCGCCTCCAGCATTTCGATCTGCTGATCCTCGGCGGGCTGAACGAGGGGACCTGGCCGCCCGACCCCGACGCCGATCCCTGGATGTCGCGCCCGATGCGCCGCGACTTCGGCCTGCCCAGCCCGGAACGCATGGTCGGCCTGTCCGCCCACGACTTCACCCACGCCTGCGGCGCCGAGGAGGTCGTGCTGACCCGCGCGGAGCGGGTGGACGGCACGCCCACCGTCCCGTCGCGCTGGCTGCTGCGGCTGGAGACGGTGCTGCGCGCGCTGGGTCTGGACGGGCGGATCGAGCTGGCCGGCGAGCCCTGGCTGGCCTGGGCGCGCGGTCTGGACGAGCCGGACGCCGTGCGCCCCGTCGCCCCGCCGGAGCCGCGCCCGCCCGTGTCCGCCCGCCCGCGCAAGCTGTCGGTCACCAAGATCGAGAAGTGGATGCGCGACCCCTACGCCATCTACGCCGAGCATGTGCTGCGCCTGCGCAAGCTCGACCCCATCGCCGCCGACCCCGGCGCCGCCGACCGCGGCCAGTTCATCCACGCGGCCCTGGACGCCTTCGTGAAGGCCTATCCGGGCCAACTGCCCGACGACGCGCTGCACCGGCTGCTGGCGATGGGCCGCGAGTCCTTCGGCCCGCTGCTGCACAGCCACCCCGATGTCTGGGCCTTCTGGTGGCCGCGCTTCGAGCGCATCGCCGAGTGGTTCATCGGGCTGGAGCGCGACCGCCGCCGCAACCTGAAGCCGCTCGCCACCGAGGTGTCGGGCGAGTTGGCGCTGAGCGGCCCCGCCGGCCCCTTCCTGCTGACCGCCAAGGCCGACCGCATCGATTCGGGCGGCGAGGGGCTGGTCCTGATCGACTACAAGACCGGCA
This window encodes:
- the addB gene encoding double-strand break repair protein AddB, which produces MSGRAEPKVYSIPTGVSFVDQLAAGILDRVGNDPLALAGVTVLLPTRRSCRSLREAFLRRSGGQPMLLPRMSPLGELDAASLSLTSAEELPGVPLELPDPISGLKRQMMLARLIFQATGVSATTAQAVRLGADLGRLIDAVWTENVAFDRLASLVPEDYAQHWQVTLEFLKIVTEHWPAILGASALTDPAQRRNLVLQTQAALWRAEPPQGLVIAAGSTGSIPASADLLAVVAALPQGAVVLPGLDLEADEASWDAIRADEAHPQHGLAHLLDRLSVGRAAVRRWNDAEEPRAARARLLAEAMRPAATTESWRELDGLDAAALDGLTRIDAPTAEEEASVIALLLRHALETPGKTAALVSPDRNLARRVAMALTRWGIAVNDSAGQPLVHTAVGTYLRLTAELAASRAHPLALLALAKHPLAAGGHDPAEFRRSARALERTVLRGPRPAEGFAGLIAALKAADRFDHPDQQAALLGWLENLETLAAPFMEALFSEAPLSDLVRAHVAFAEALASRTDAPGSEFLWRQDDGEEAATFVHELLEAADGFPAVPGKDYPALLDALMAMRPVRPRFGLHPRLYILGPMEARLQHFDLLILGGLNEGTWPPDPDADPWMSRPMRRDFGLPSPERMVGLSAHDFTHACGAEEVVLTRAERVDGTPTVPSRWLLRLETVLRALGLDGRIELAGEPWLAWARGLDEPDAVRPVAPPEPRPPVSARPRKLSVTKIEKWMRDPYAIYAEHVLRLRKLDPIAADPGAADRGQFIHAALDAFVKAYPGQLPDDALHRLLAMGRESFGPLLHSHPDVWAFWWPRFERIAEWFIGLERDRRRNLKPLATEVSGELALSGPAGPFLLTAKADRIDSGGEGLVLIDYKTGTPPSTREIELGFAPQLPLEAAMAEAGGFAGVAKNRVAELAFWRLSGGDPPGEEKAVKGDPATLAAEARAGLEELIRHFDDPATPYRSCPRPAMAPRYTDYAHLARVQEWSAGGDGGEG